The Dama dama isolate Ldn47 chromosome 11, ASM3311817v1, whole genome shotgun sequence genome segment GCCCTAAGGAATGGGTGCTGCCGGCCACACAGGACCGTGACAGGCACCTTGAGAGGAGCAGCAGGCGCTGACACCCCACACCCAGGGCACCGGGCAGAGCACAGGCCCACTGAGGCCCACAGCCAGCATCTCACAGCCTCACCCTGGGGCTGCCTCGCCCAGCACCGGCGCTGTGGGAGGACATTTCCAAACTCCCTGGGCAGAGCCAAAGCTGACGTACGGACACAGGGGAGACCGGACCCACCAGTGGCCCTTGCCCCGACCTCACACTTGAAATCAGAAAATAGACGAAGCAATGCCATTCAGAACAAGTGTACTTTTATCATGGATTAGAAGTCTGTCTGTTGGGCTGGGAGACGGTGAACATGccgcccagccctgcccagcctTGCAAAGGCAAGGGTAGATCCCTGAGTCCAACGTGTAAACACCCGCAGCCAGCCAGGAGCCTGAATCCCCATGAGGTCAGGACGCCCCGAGCCCCTGGGTCGGGCGTGTTCACaggctgtgaccccgagctgggcTGCACCGGGCCGTACCCTCAGCCCCTGTCTCTGATCACATCGCGGGCTCTGGGCCAAAGTGGCCTGGGGTGACCAGACGCCCAGGACCCTGAGGAAGCCCTTGCAGGGCAGCAGGAGAGTGTTCAGGCTTCAGGAATGTAGTCATGATTTGATTTtttaggaagaaggaagaaactcGCTGAGTGGACAGGATCCCCAGAATCACACCGCCCATTTATTCCAACGTGTTCCAAACGGTGATCCAACAGGAACCAGGCGAGGAGCACAGAACCAGCGGCAGAGCACCGGATGCCCAGTGGCCACCCCGAGCAGCTACGAGGCCCCGAAACATCCTGGCCCTGTGGCCCGCCGGCCTCTGTCACCAGCCCGGCCCGGAGCACGTGCCGCCAGCTGGGGGGACACCACACAGCCAAGGTCAGGGCCCAGGTCTTGCCGACAGGCATCCTCGCGGACAGCACACGTCAGCCTCCTGGGCAGCGCCTACTCGAGAGCCGTCCCGCCCTAGGAGGGGGCCCAGATGGGCAGGGGGTGAGCCTCTGTGTTGAACACGTAGGTGTCCAGGCTCAGCAGGTCGGGGTCATCGGAGAAGAGCAGATACAGGTATTTGAGCGTCTCCCCCAGAAAGAAGCTCTCCATCTtatccctgggctgggggtggCGGGGGTCCTGGACGTTGCTGATGGAAGAATAGCCGCCCGAGGGGACCTGCTCGAGAGCCGAGGCCACAGCATCACAATGCTGGCTCAGCTCTCTGGAAGGCCGCCAGCCAGAGGCGCCGCACCCCCCCATCCCAGAACACACGGCcccccagggcagggcctggggcggGGAGGACACCAAAGCCAACAGGGGGAATGACCACCCTGGAGGTCAGCCATGGTTCCCTTCAGTGATCAGATGCCAAGTGCCACCTCCAAAACCCGTGCAGGCCTCACAGAGGCCCCAAGGCCACCCGAGGGGTGTAGAGTCCACCTCAGGGGCCACAGGGCGGAGGTCAAGTCTCAGCCCTGCCAGGGTGGGCAGTGGGCCCTGGGCATAGCAGGGGGTGCAGCTGGTTGTGGCCCCCGGCCTGGGGCGTAGCGGCCCAGAGGTCACCCACCCGCTGAGTGGAAACATGCTGCCCAAGCTGCACAGAAGACCCAGGAGAGACACGTTCTGTGTGCCTCAAGCCACTGCAGGGACCCTCCCAACACAGCTGTCCCCGAGACAGGACAAGATGGACGCCCCGACCCCCCGGGCCCTCacggcagggcagggcagggcctccCCATGCAGCCCCTGGGAGGCGACACTGAGGCCCTGGGGACACTCAGGGGGCTCACCCGCGTGTAGGTGTTGAAGCTATGCAGGATCTCCCAGCCCCAGTCCTGGTACTTGCGGTCGCCCGTGAGGCGGTACAGGTAGAACAGGCTCTCCACGGTCTCGGGCCGCAGCAGGTTGTGTCTGTCGGCCGCCTGgggaggcacatgggctcaggcgGTGCCTCCCAGCACTCCCCTCTGGCCCCAGCCCTGGGCCCAGCCCGGCTCACCTTGACCTGGATGTCCTTCACAGCCTTCGTGTGGTGCAGGTTGAAGTGTGCGATCTCGGGGCTCAGCCCCGTCTCCATCTGACGGTACATCTGGTAGCAGGTGTCCATGAGCGCCTGGGCCAGCTCCATGTGCTCAGCAGGCAGGCCGTGGTGGGCACCCAGAGCCAGTGTCCCCGGCAGGAAGCATACCAGGTGGTCCTGAAACCACGGGGTCACCGCATCAGCGGGTCCAGTGCGTCAGGCCTCAGACAGGGCACAGAGCTGCAAGCCAAGCACCTGGGGCCCCACACGGGCAGGGAGAAGCTTCTGGAAGGACCACCTCAAAGGTCGATGGAGCCCTGGCTGCAGGAGGGGGTGCAACTGGGAGTGGGGGTTCCCCGAGAGCATGGAAGTGGAGACTCGTTGCAGGGCAGGggtcctggaggaggtgggggctctggggtgggggtcCTGGCACCCCACAGACCTCAGCCCCTCCTGCTGCTGTCATGGGACACCCACATCCACCCGGGACCGCTCACACTCCACGGCCAGGATCACGAGGTTCCCCGGGTCATCCCCACTCTCAGAGCCATCAGACATCAAGCACAGAGGCTGGGTCCCCAAGCTGCCTTGAGGCCGGATCGGGGAAATACGCTCCCACTCACCATCTTGGCGCTGAAGCGGCCGTGGTTGAGCTCCCCCACAAAGGTCAGCTTCCTGGGCTCAGATTTAGCGAGCAGGTGCTTCCTGATCCCGTCCACGGCTTCCAGGTAGTCTTCCAGCAGCCTGTGCAGACCAGCGGGGCCTGTGTGCTCTGGCCAGGTGGGCGCACAGCCCTCAGTTCCACAAACAGGGCGTGACCCCAAGCTGCGGTCCCTGTTCTGGGATCTATGAGGCCCGGCCCCGCCAGCCCCATGGGGGGTCAGCCTCATGGGCTTCTGGGCCGCCCCCACTCCAGTGAGGCCAGTGCCTCCCAACCAGCCCCAAGGGGCCACTGGAGACCAGCCTCTGCCAGCCTGATTCACCTGGAACCAGCCTGCGGGCTCTCCTGTCGGTAACACTTCCTGGGCCACAGTCACCCCCAGGCTTGAGGCTGAGAGAACCCAGCACCCGACGGGGGtttatctctgttttataatTGGACAAGGCTGCTCCCTGGGAATGTCTGCATGTTCAGCGTCCAAGCCCTGAGCACGAGGAGACCCTCatgtccccggctgcctctgctGGAGCCAAGGACCAAGCAGCCACAACCCCAAGGAAGACCCCTGCTGCCCAGCGAGGAGGAGCCGTGCCCCATGGCCGGTCCTTGCTCTGCACTCGGATGGGCAGAAACAGCCTCCCCACCGAGGGCCCCGCCACCCCGAGCCCCGGGGCCACCGCGAAGGCAGAAAAACAGGCCTCACTGGCTCTCCTTCTTCCCGCCCTGGATCCACTGCTTCAGCAGGTACTCGTAGTAGCTGTCGGCCCTGGCGCCCAGGGTGAACACGCCCAGGTGGGTGAAGCTGCCGCTGTTGGTGCTGATGAACATGGGCACCAGCCCGTCCAGCTTCCCGCGCAGGGCATGCACGCGCCTCGTCACCTCCTCTGCGGCCTCCTGGGGCAGACAGTGGGGGCGGTGAGCGGGTGGGCTGCGCGGAGAGGCTGCCCTCCGACACAGCGACCTGACGGCCGACCGCGGGACTGAACCCGTCCTCGAGACACTTCCCAGCCCCGAGCCGGGGGGACAGGTTAAGAGCAAGCGGCCTGCATGGTGTGACCGTGTCCCAACGACAGGACAGCACAGGACCCCCAAGTCAGTGCCTGGCGGCCAGGGACCTGCTGGCGCCCTCCTACACAAAAGACCGACGGCACACGCACTCACAACACGGAAGACATGGCACATGGACTCACAACGCAGAAGACACATGGCACACGGACTCACAACACGGAAGACACACGGCACACGGACTCACAACATGGAAGACATGGCACACGGACACAGAACGCGGAAGACACACAGCACACGGACTCACAACACGGAAGACACGGCACACGGACTCACAACGCGGAAGACACACGGCACACGCACTCACAACACGGAAGAGACACGGCACACGGACTCACAATGCGAAGACACACGGCACACGGACTCACAACACGGAAGACACATGGCACACGCACTCACAACACGGAAGACACACAGCACATGCACTCACAACGCAGAAGACACACGGCACACGGACTCACAACACGGAAGACACACAGCACTCGGACTCACAACACGGAAGACACGGCACACGCACTCACAATGCGGAAGACACACGTCACATGGACACAGAACAGGGAAGACACATGGCACACGGACACACAACACAGAAGACACGTGGCACATACGGAAGACACGGCACTCGGACTCACAACACAGAAGACACACGGCACTCGGACTCAACACGGAAGACacggcacacacactcacaaggcGAACACACACGGCAATGCACTCACAACACGGAAGACACGTGCCACACGGACTCACAACGCGgaagacacacagcacacacactcacaatgcagaagacacacgGCACACGCACTCACAATGCGGAAGACACatggcacacacactcacaatgaGGAAGACACACGGCACACGCACTCACAACGCAGAAGACACACAGCACACGCACTCACAACGTGGAAGACACACGGCacgcggacacacacacacacacagcaacatACCACTGATTAAAAAATCAAATCCAACTGGAGACAGCGTCACATACCCATATGGACAGACAACTGACAGCTGGATGGTGGACCAAGGCACGTCTGGACAGGTGGACCCAGCCTGGAGCCCTCCTGCCAACGTCCCCAGCAGCACACCGGCTGCAGCCAGGCAGTGACCAGCCCAGAAATGAGTCCACCACGTCAGGGGTTCTCTAAGCTGAGAAAGGATGGACCCTGACCGGTCCCGCCCCCTTGAGACAGCAGGCTACTGAGCATCCAGACCGCAGCCAGGGCACGAGAGGGCGGGGCCTGTGAAGTGCCAGGAAGCTCCGGACAGCAGCCTGTGTCCGGCTGCCCAGGGCAGTGGGGTAACGAACGGGGTTTCGGTGAACAGTGCTGGGGTTGCTCGGGTGGAGGGAACAGTTCTAGAGGGTGAAGACAGCCAGACACGTGAGCACAGATAGCCATAGTCACAGGAGAGGGCGGGACCTCTCCACACAAACATCTCAACAAAAAAGATGGGGATGAGCAGAGAGAACAGGGAAACCTGAACGGATGCCGACATGCAGACAGACCCGCCACAGGAGCGGCCCCGCGGAGGAAGGTGGCAGACGCTGCTGAAGACACGGAGACAGccagacagacacacaggcccGCCATGGCGCGACATGCACGGTCAGCACCGCGGGACAGGGGCCACGCGAGCGCAGCACCCCACTGCCCCCAGGACAGCATGCGGGGCCCAGTCAGGGCACCACAATGGGACAACCACGACGTCACCTACGCTGACCTGACTACAGAGCCCAGAGCTCCAACACACCCCGTGGCTCTCAGCCACAAGAGAGCAGGCGGGCCTCGCCACTGCAGGAGGGCCCAGGACAACGGCAAGTGGACTCCAGGCCACGCCAAGCGCGGCAGGACAACCCGTCAGCTGTCGGGGCCCTGAGGACACGGGACTGCACGGGGGCGGGCCAGGCAGAGGACTCAGCCTCTGGTCAGGGCATCTCCCGTCTGCACCTCTGGTATCACCAGAAAACGCGATTCTCCAGGAGAACGTGGGACAAGAACCAAAACTGACAGGACTCTCATGGCCCAGGACCCATGACCACACAGACCTGCACGTGCCTCCATGAGCCAGAGATGGCCCCGCAGAAAACCCGCACCAGCTGGAAGCAGAGCCCCTCCATACCTGAAATTTCTTATCCCCCGTGAGACGAGAGAGCTCTCGGAACTCCAGCTGAATGCTCGTCACCTCAGCCACCGTGCTATCAGAGGTCCATCGGGGTGGGTGAGCAACTCCGGTGCCGATGTTTACATCGGAGTACGGAATCTTAGAGGGTGTTCGGAAGGCAGGCATTAACCGATTTCCAAAATCCTCCTGATACACAACACAGCGATCAGTCAACGATTCCTGCCGCTGAGAGGCCTTGTCTCTATGACACGACAGTAAACCCAATACCCATTTTCATGTAATTCAGTGGACAGACCCAAGTGTGCTGGCTTCACCAGACCTTAACCCTGCCAGCTACAAGCCCCGAGCTGGACTCAATCAGTTCAGAATGACCTCACGGACAGGCAGCAGGCTGGCACAACACCGCTTCAGCCACCCATGTGCTCGGAAGCAGACTCAAGAACGGGAGGAGGCAGAACTGGAAACAAACCCCTGCCGCAGCCCAATCCCACGAGAAAACCACTGACTGCTGAGCACTTGAGACCCCAGTCCCCCCCGGACGCGAGCAGCCCTGAGGCCGGGACACTCACAGCCTTCGTCAGGAAGAGGACGTCCCCAGACAGGTGGAATGCACTCAGCAGCCCCCCCAGGATCCGGATCGTGCTCTCAAACAGGTTGACGTCCACATCTTTCTGAAACAATAACCTCTTGGACACCCAATTCCTGGCTTCTTGAAATTCTACCACGTGAGACAGCAGAGGTACAGGAACAAATTAACAGTCCAGCATCTGCGTGACCGCTCCCCCTCTGGGGCTACGCACATCCCCTGCAGGGTTTCAGCATCACCTCCTCATGCAAGAGGGGGAGCCCAGGAGTCCTCCAACCGCACAGAAAACACAGGGCCAGCGGGCAGTGGGGGAAGGCCGTGCAGCGTGAGCACAAGCGCTCGACGTCAAAGCCACACGACCGAGGAGCACGAGACAGTGAGTGGTGGAGGCTGCAGTGCGACTGGAAGACGGACGGGGCCGTGAGCGCGCCGGCTCAGAAACATCTGGGGCAC includes the following:
- the LOC133064266 gene encoding endoplasmic reticulum mannosyl-oligosaccharide 1,2-alpha-mannosidase-like isoform X2 → MYPPPAPARRDFISVTLSPGRSYGGGQGLRRRSCWRKWKQLSRLQRTVVLFLLAVLMLFGLLSYVNVADEWTAVDSRSAAAWQMRPANPPVLPAPRKAAENPETVAGLSPQKPQRHFRRGPPNLQTRAPAGDAQERRQAQAQRRAEVVGEAGWRAESQRDGLSWRGAGTKPPQGTEPPGEKAELPPRPSPKAVRFQANPASQNERQKAVVDAFLHAWAGYRKFAWGHDELKPLTRSFSEWFGLGLTLIDALDTMWILGLKKDVDVNLFESTIRILGGLLSAFHLSGDVLFLTKAEDFGNRLMPAFRTPSKIPYSDVNIGTGVAHPPRWTSDSTVAEVTSIQLEFRELSRLTGDKKFQEAAEEVTRRVHALRGKLDGLVPMFISTNSGSFTHLGVFTLGARADSYYEYLLKQWIQGGKKESQLLEDYLEAVDGIRKHLLAKSEPRKLTFVGELNHGRFSAKMDHLVCFLPGTLALGAHHGLPAEHMELAQALMDTCYQMYRQMETGLSPEIAHFNLHHTKAVKDIQVKAADRHNLLRPETVESLFYLYRLTGDRKYQDWGWEILHSFNTYTRVPSGGYSSISNVQDPRHPQPRDKMESFFLGETLKYLYLLFSDDPDLLSLDTYVFNTEAHPLPIWAPS
- the LOC133064266 gene encoding endoplasmic reticulum mannosyl-oligosaccharide 1,2-alpha-mannosidase-like isoform X1, which codes for MYPPPAPARRDFISVTLSPGRSYGGGQGLRRRSCWRKWKQLSRLQRTVVLFLLAVLMLFGLLSYVNVADEWTAVDSRSAAAWQMRPANPPVLPAPRKAAENPETVAGLSPQKPQRHFRRGPPNLQTRAPAGDAQERRQAQAQRRAEVVGEAGWRAESQRDGLSWRGAGTKPPQGTEPPGEKAELPPRPSPKAVRFQANPASQNERQKAVVDAFLHAWAGYRKFAWGHDELKPLTRSFSEWFGLGLTLIDALDTMWILGLKKEFQEARNWVSKRLLFQKDVDVNLFESTIRILGGLLSAFHLSGDVLFLTKAEDFGNRLMPAFRTPSKIPYSDVNIGTGVAHPPRWTSDSTVAEVTSIQLEFRELSRLTGDKKFQEAAEEVTRRVHALRGKLDGLVPMFISTNSGSFTHLGVFTLGARADSYYEYLLKQWIQGGKKESQLLEDYLEAVDGIRKHLLAKSEPRKLTFVGELNHGRFSAKMDHLVCFLPGTLALGAHHGLPAEHMELAQALMDTCYQMYRQMETGLSPEIAHFNLHHTKAVKDIQVKAADRHNLLRPETVESLFYLYRLTGDRKYQDWGWEILHSFNTYTRVPSGGYSSISNVQDPRHPQPRDKMESFFLGETLKYLYLLFSDDPDLLSLDTYVFNTEAHPLPIWAPS